DNA from Quercus lobata isolate SW786 chromosome 1, ValleyOak3.0 Primary Assembly, whole genome shotgun sequence:
AGTTACTAAAACAAGCATTGTCGTAAGGTAATTCTGGCAGATCAGCATTACCATCCAAAAACTGCATCACTTGCCTCATGCTAGGCCTAGCTGCGGGCATTGAGTGTGAGCAAAGTAGGCCTAGTTTCAAAACCAATTCCATTTCCTCCATCACATAGTTACCTTCCAATCTAGGATCACTAGCATCAAGGATAGCTCCTTTTTTCCAGCACCCAAAAACCCAATCAACCAAAATTACCTCTTCAGGCAGTCGTCGATCTATAGGCCTCCTTCCACAAGCCACCTCAAGCATGAAAGCCCCAAAAGCAAACACATCAGTGCAAGTGGTTGCCCTTCCTGTTCTAGTGAGCTCTGGAGCCAAATAACCCACTGTCCCAACTACATGGGTGGTTTGAGGATTGGTACCGTGGTCGTATAATCTGGCAAGGCCAAAATCTCCAAGCCTTCCATTTAATTCAGCATCTAATAGAACATTGCTTGCTTTTACATCTCTGTGTAGAACAACCTGTTCCCACTCTTCATGGAGATAAAGAAGCCCAGAAGCTACTCCTCTAAGGATTCGAAATCGTTGAATCCAGTTAAGGTTTGGTTTTTCATTGTCATATAAGAACTTGTCAAGACTTCCATTGGGCATATAATCATAGACCAAGAGGAGTTCTCCCCTTCGCCTGCAATATCCCAGGAGTTGCACCAAGTTCCTGTGCCTTAATCTTCCCATGCTAATGATCTCAGCCACAAATTCCTTCAACCCTTGTTTGGAATCATGGGAGACTCTCTTGACTGCAATTTGTACATTAGAAGAAGGAAGTATTCCTCTATAAACTTTTCCAAAACCTCCAGATCCAAGAAGCCCTTTGTCTGAGAAACCTTTTGTTGCTTTGTAGAGATTCTTATAGATAAACCTGTGAGGACCATACTCCCTTTCCCATTCTTCACGTAGTTCTTCATATTTCTTCCTCCTTGAAATGTAAGCAGCTCCAATAATCATTATTAGCACAATCACTAGCAGTACTGCTACTAACAAAATCATGATCACTTGTCCTactttcacttttcttttcctcaatCGGGGAAGTGAAGGAAGCTTGGAAACATCAAGGCTTTGTGCTTGTCCACTTTTATTAAAGCTCCATCCAAGAATATAGTGGTCACTTGTAGCTCCTCCGGTGGCTGCAGTGAAACCAATATACATAGAGTCCAAGAGAACTCTAGACAGATCAATTGGTCTTGACAGGAGAGGTTGGTCTGGTCTTGAGCTACTGGTTGGAGCTAGTGTTACATTCAGTAACTTTTCTGCCTCATCATAGTCTATCCAAAGGTGCATTGGGTTGCCACTCAAGAGGTCCAAGCTTATATTCTTCCCTTCTTTATTAGGAATGTATGATGCAGGAGCTGATTCAACTGATATCACGCCATTCACGTCAATTCCCAcatggtttttatttatatctaGTAACTCAGGATTCAGAAGAGTATCAAGCTCTATGGCTAATATGTGGTTTGCTGGAAGGCCATCATCTTTGGAATTGAAGAGTCCCAGAAACTGACTTGTTACAGCATGGGTGAAGTCCCAAGAGGGAGAGATGGTGAAGGTAAGGCCATGACCCCCCAAATTTGGTATTTGAGGAACTATTGCAAATACAAAGTTTGTGGAAAATGAAAGAGATGGGGTTAAACTGGAAGTAGAAGTTGTGTTAAATTTTAAAGGGAGTGGGTGGAAAGCATAACCAACTTGTTGGTTTGAAGTGTTGGTTAGTTGCAATAGACCATTGGGGTGGATTTTTGCAATTCCGTCTAGATGTAGATTGGCTTGATGGAAGCCATTATAGATGAAGTTCACATCTTGAGCAAATTTCAGTGGAATACTAAGTAAGTAGAGAATTATCAGAAAAGAAGGTGATGTAAGAACTGTAGCCATTTAAGAAAAGTGGGAAAAGGTGCTGGTTTTGTGGAAAAAGGTAGATTTTTAGAGGTAATTTTGAAGGATTTCAAAAAGTTTAGGTGCTGGTTTTATATAATACAGTGGGttgtataatattatatttgacTCACTGTATTTCTTATGCAAAACTCTTTGATGGGGAACGCATAATTGTATTGAACTGaataagaaagaagtagtcATCTGGGCTTTAAACTAGACTGCTATGACCGAGCaaatttcaatgattttttttttctttggattcAAAAGTATAAGCCAAAATGTCAGCATCTTAGTTCCCGTAGCCATAGGGAACTAATCAATTACCCCCACAATGGGTGTAGAAAATCAACAGCAAAATAtgattcattttttctttttcttttttactttccaattttttttttctttaaatgtttCAGATCAACTTCTTATACCAATTTGATCTGTTACAAGcattcaaaagaatcaaaacttAATACTTGTCAAAAAGGAATTTATTTTGACAGTGGCACTTGATAATAGATTAAATGCTTTTGAAGTGAATTCTTTTTGTGGAAATAACTTGTATAGACTGGCAACAcgttagagcatccacattggtggtgctaaatagctattgtatgtttttagaccccttaaaactcaagttgtttaacctagtaatttaaccaagtgattacttagataaattattcagatctaggttaacacaagtaaatcatatcatgtaaataatgcagaaatataaagaacacaaccatataataacccaggaaaaccaaactggtaaaaaacttgtgaaggatttaacctaactatcctcaaggtaaaacagattcactatgaaagaattaaagtttgtacaatagaacttagaccactaacatcctattgttacctcatgtagaaaacttacaaccacgaccacgtgacaattccgagtccacgaactacttctttctttgatccatagcaaccacaagttctcccacttgtgttttctttaagctcttgaaacaaCAACTAAAGAGATCACCAAGTTGtcaacatcaatcttgatcttgataaccctaagtgtgtataaAGATAAAcacctctaaatctcacaagagattcacacacacagcatatcaacaacctctaaaacg
Protein-coding regions in this window:
- the LOC115986450 gene encoding L-type lectin-domain containing receptor kinase IV.1-like encodes the protein MATVLTSPSFLIILYLLSIPLKFAQDVNFIYNGFHQANLHLDGIAKIHPNGLLQLTNTSNQQVGYAFHPLPLKFNTTSTSSLTPSLSFSTNFVFAIVPQIPNLGGHGLTFTISPSWDFTHAVTSQFLGLFNSKDDGLPANHILAIELDTLLNPELLDINKNHVGIDVNGVISVESAPASYIPNKEGKNISLDLLSGNPMHLWIDYDEAEKLLNVTLAPTSSSRPDQPLLSRPIDLSRVLLDSMYIGFTAATGGATSDHYILGWSFNKSGQAQSLDVSKLPSLPRLRKRKVKVGQVIMILLVAVLLVIVLIMIIGAAYISRRKKYEELREEWEREYGPHRFIYKNLYKATKGFSDKGLLGSGGFGKVYRGILPSSNVQIAVKRVSHDSKQGLKEFVAEIISMGRLRHRNLVQLLGYCRRRGELLLVYDYMPNGSLDKFLYDNEKPNLNWIQRFRILRGVASGLLYLHEEWEQVVLHRDVKASNVLLDAELNGRLGDFGLARLYDHGTNPQTTHVVGTVGYLAPELTRTGRATTCTDVFAFGAFMLEVACGRRPIDRRLPEEVILVDWVFGCWKKGAILDASDPRLEGNYVMEEMELVLKLGLLCSHSMPAARPSMRQVMQFLDGNADLPELPYDNACFSNFTSTETSEILLSIPSSYGNGSAPSSSTTDSILKSGR